A region from the Marinobacter sp. SS13-12 genome encodes:
- a CDS encoding response regulator — protein MAALKALVVDDASFVRDLVKRTVRQRFPVIETTDAQNGRRAQSLMSRTVFDLILCDWEMPEMSGLELLQWMRQQPQYEKVPFIMITSRGDKDHVVEAVKGGVSEYLGKPFSPEGLSNKIIKVMGRRLKDAMDRSGKSMGGPADAFKESATLLTQKREPAAPASPAPGKPPAGPAASGRPAMSVASVRFADSTLRSVVKDITLTEVRVIARRDQQFPGILDQAVVDIEVAEDQVARLNGYVHQLQAVEKRQDTDFVSVTIRFVDEDPQKLEDLSRFIARFRSGG, from the coding sequence ATGGCAGCACTGAAGGCGCTGGTGGTGGATGATGCCAGTTTTGTCAGGGATCTGGTCAAGCGGACAGTACGCCAGCGCTTCCCGGTCATCGAAACCACCGACGCCCAGAACGGTCGCAGGGCCCAGTCCTTGATGTCGAGAACGGTGTTCGACCTGATCCTGTGTGACTGGGAGATGCCGGAGATGTCGGGCCTGGAGCTGTTGCAATGGATGCGCCAGCAGCCCCAGTACGAGAAAGTACCGTTTATCATGATTACCAGTCGAGGCGACAAGGATCATGTGGTGGAAGCCGTCAAGGGCGGGGTGTCCGAGTACCTGGGCAAACCCTTCAGCCCCGAAGGGCTGAGCAACAAGATCATCAAGGTTATGGGCCGGCGGCTCAAGGACGCCATGGACCGCAGTGGCAAGTCCATGGGCGGCCCCGCCGATGCCTTCAAGGAGTCTGCCACCCTGTTGACGCAGAAACGGGAACCGGCGGCACCGGCGTCGCCTGCTCCGGGCAAACCACCCGCCGGGCCAGCTGCTTCAGGCAGGCCAGCGATGAGTGTGGCTTCGGTGCGCTTTGCAGACAGCACGCTGCGTTCGGTGGTCAAGGATATTACTCTCACCGAAGTCCGGGTCATCGCCAGGCGGGACCAGCAGTTTCCGGGCATCCTTGATCAGGCAGTGGTGGATATCGAGGTGGCGGAGGACCAGGTGGCACGGTTAAACGGCTACGTTCACCAGTTGCAGGCCGTTGAAAAGCGGCAGGACACGGATTTTGTCAGTGTAACGATTCGCTTCGTTGACGAAGATCCCCAGAAACTGGAGGACCTTTCCCGTTTTATTGCCCGCTTTCGAAGCGGAGGCTAG
- the phoR gene encoding phosphate regulon sensor histidine kinase PhoR: MQHNWSRYVRWIIAFLIACTAVGLFFGEPLYGLTVGLLAYLWWTLAQARRLYHWLGNPGASDEAPQSVGLWGDIFDGLHKLHQTHLRTQDKLRAQINRVQESTNAMRDGVIMTDSRGAMEWWNGSAEHLLGFRRSSDQGQFIHNLIRNPAFKAYFDSRDYREPLDLNSPARPHIHLQIQISLFGEDDRLIVAKDVTRLYQLEQMRRDFVGNVSHEMRTPLTVISGYLETLVDNADDLPPKWRRAINTMAQQSSRMEALITDLILLSKIETGEQTISDAVTDVKGMINQICHDARALSGEKGHEFTVNISERHLLRGDESQLRSAFSNLIFNAVKYTPAGGQITVTWNTDREGAHLSVKDTGIGIDPVHIPRLTERFYRADPSRHKETGGTGLGLAIVKHVLLNHDGKLDIRSRIGDGSEFICHFPRERLAEQLPETAS, from the coding sequence ATGCAACATAACTGGTCAAGGTACGTGCGATGGATCATCGCATTCCTGATCGCCTGCACCGCGGTCGGGCTGTTCTTTGGCGAGCCGCTATACGGGCTGACGGTGGGGCTGCTGGCCTACCTCTGGTGGACCCTCGCCCAGGCCAGGCGCCTTTACCACTGGCTCGGCAATCCCGGCGCCAGTGATGAAGCACCGCAGAGCGTTGGCCTCTGGGGCGATATCTTCGACGGCCTCCACAAGCTCCACCAGACTCACCTCCGAACCCAGGACAAACTTCGCGCCCAGATCAACCGGGTCCAGGAATCCACCAACGCCATGCGTGATGGCGTCATCATGACCGACTCGCGGGGCGCCATGGAGTGGTGGAACGGTTCGGCGGAACACCTGCTTGGTTTTCGCCGCAGCTCGGACCAGGGCCAGTTCATCCATAACCTTATCCGCAACCCGGCCTTCAAGGCCTATTTTGATTCCAGGGACTACCGTGAACCTCTGGACCTTAACTCGCCGGCACGGCCCCATATACATTTACAGATACAGATCAGCCTGTTTGGCGAAGACGACCGCCTGATTGTGGCCAAGGACGTTACCCGTCTCTATCAGCTTGAGCAGATGCGGCGTGACTTTGTCGGCAACGTCTCCCACGAAATGCGAACGCCACTGACGGTGATCAGCGGATACCTGGAAACCCTGGTGGACAACGCGGATGATCTGCCGCCCAAATGGCGCCGGGCCATCAATACCATGGCCCAGCAGTCCTCCCGCATGGAAGCACTGATTACCGACCTGATACTGTTGTCAAAGATTGAAACCGGCGAACAGACCATCAGCGATGCAGTGACAGATGTGAAGGGAATGATCAACCAGATCTGCCACGACGCCAGGGCCCTCAGTGGTGAAAAGGGCCACGAGTTCACCGTCAACATCTCGGAACGCCATCTTCTCCGGGGCGACGAAAGCCAGCTGCGAAGCGCCTTCTCCAACCTGATTTTCAATGCGGTAAAATACACCCCGGCGGGTGGACAGATTACCGTTACCTGGAATACGGATCGTGAAGGCGCGCACCTGTCAGTGAAAGATACCGGGATCGGTATTGATCCGGTCCACATCCCGCGGCTCACCGAGCGTTTCTACCGCGCCGACCCGAGCCGGCACAAGGAAACCGGCGGTACAGGCCTGGGACTGGCAATCGTAAAGCATGTTCTGCTGAACCATGACGGCAAGCTGGACATACGCAGCCGTATTGGCGATGGCAGCGAGTTCATCTGCCACTTTCCGCGGGAGCGACTGGCGGAACAGCTCCCTGAAACCGCCTCCTGA
- the phoB gene encoding phosphate regulon transcriptional regulator PhoB, producing the protein MTGKTVLIVDDEAPIREMIAVALEMADYDYLEAADAREAHALIVDKQPDLILLDWMLPGTSGVELARRLKKEEATAEIPIIMLTAKVEEDNKIQGLEVGADDYITKPFSPRELVARLKAVLRRATPPGVETPIEVDGLTLDPIGHRVTTATAELNIGPTEYRLLQFFMTHQERVYTRSQLLDQVWGGNVYVEERTVDVHIRRLRKALGDQYDHLIQTVRGTGYRFSTRAA; encoded by the coding sequence ATGACTGGAAAAACTGTCCTGATCGTCGATGACGAGGCACCGATCCGCGAGATGATTGCTGTTGCCCTCGAAATGGCCGACTACGACTACCTCGAGGCAGCGGATGCCCGCGAAGCACATGCCCTGATTGTCGATAAACAGCCCGACCTCATCCTGCTGGACTGGATGCTTCCCGGCACCAGCGGTGTTGAACTGGCCCGTCGCCTCAAGAAAGAAGAGGCCACGGCTGAAATCCCCATCATCATGCTCACCGCCAAGGTCGAGGAAGACAACAAGATCCAGGGCCTGGAAGTGGGCGCGGACGATTACATCACCAAGCCTTTCTCGCCCAGGGAGCTGGTAGCCCGGCTCAAGGCAGTGCTGCGCCGTGCTACGCCGCCCGGTGTGGAAACCCCCATTGAAGTGGATGGCCTGACTCTGGACCCGATCGGCCACCGGGTAACAACGGCAACCGCCGAACTGAACATCGGCCCGACTGAATATCGGCTGCTTCAGTTCTTCATGACACACCAGGAACGGGTTTATACTCGCTCCCAACTGTTGGACCAGGTGTGGGGTGGAAACGTCTACGTTGAGGAGCGAACGGTCGATGTGCACATACGCCGCCTGCGCAAAGCCCTAGGCGACCAGTACGATCACCTGATCCAGACAGTACGTGGCACCGGCTACCGGTTCTCTACCAGGGCGGCATAA
- the ubiA gene encoding 4-hydroxybenzoate octaprenyltransferase, with the protein MLPNAVPAHVQARLTDYAHLLRLDRPIGSLLLLWPTYWALWLAADGFPGIGNFIVFTLGVFLMRAAGCAINDFADRKVDRHVKRTKDRPLTSGRIQAWEAVALFTGICLVAFLMVLLFTNTLTLYLSFGGVILAFIYPFMKRYTHLPQLFLGAAFSWAIPMAWAAEAGEVTRIAWLLFTANVLWTVAYDTLYAMVDRDDDKKIGIKSTAILFGEADRAVIAILQALVVLILIMVGQQAELGVFYYLGLVAMACLFVFQQHLARYRERAGCFKAFLNNNWAGFAVFTGLLLDLIIH; encoded by the coding sequence ATGCTGCCCAATGCCGTGCCCGCACATGTTCAGGCCCGCCTGACAGATTACGCCCACCTGTTGCGACTCGATCGCCCGATTGGCAGCCTGCTTCTGCTATGGCCGACCTACTGGGCGCTATGGCTGGCGGCAGACGGCTTTCCCGGCATCGGCAACTTTATCGTGTTCACCCTGGGTGTTTTCCTGATGAGGGCTGCCGGCTGTGCCATCAACGATTTTGCCGACCGCAAGGTGGACCGCCACGTAAAACGCACCAAAGACCGCCCGCTGACCTCCGGCCGGATCCAAGCCTGGGAAGCTGTTGCGCTGTTTACCGGCATTTGCCTGGTGGCCTTCCTGATGGTGCTTCTTTTCACCAACACCTTGACGCTGTACCTCTCCTTCGGCGGCGTGATACTGGCGTTTATTTATCCGTTCATGAAGCGCTACACCCACCTGCCACAGCTGTTTCTCGGTGCCGCCTTCTCCTGGGCCATTCCCATGGCCTGGGCTGCTGAAGCCGGCGAGGTTACCCGCATAGCCTGGCTGCTGTTCACCGCCAACGTGCTCTGGACCGTCGCCTATGACACCCTTTACGCCATGGTCGACCGCGACGACGACAAAAAGATTGGCATCAAGTCCACGGCCATTCTTTTCGGCGAGGCAGACCGGGCGGTTATTGCCATTCTTCAGGCATTGGTGGTGCTGATCCTTATAATGGTAGGCCAGCAGGCCGAGCTGGGTGTTTTCTACTACCTGGGGCTCGTGGCTATGGCCTGCCTATTCGTGTTCCAGCAACACCTTGCCCGTTACCGGGAAAGGGCTGGCTGCTTCAAGGCATTCCTCAACAATAACTGGGCGGGCTTTGCGGTCTTCACTGGCTTACTGCTGGACTTGATCATTCATTAA
- a CDS encoding chorismate lyase, with translation MPSRDCNPVRIPPTDWYRSFSAAGLRHPAVHGPLGHWLKLEGSLTRALQLKCRESFRVDILQEGFARPTLEEARTLSIPVRQNAWVREVCLKGDDTPWVLARTIIPLATLAGRGRRLRNLGRRPLGAYLFSNPEWQRGPFETGLCHRSCNAQPLAARRSRFFSGSHSLLVGEYFLPTLIAGDPGTP, from the coding sequence ATGCCGTCAAGGGACTGTAACCCTGTTCGCATTCCCCCAACGGACTGGTACCGCTCGTTTTCGGCTGCCGGGTTGAGACACCCGGCGGTTCATGGTCCCCTTGGCCACTGGCTGAAGCTGGAAGGCTCACTGACCCGTGCACTGCAGCTCAAGTGCCGTGAAAGCTTCCGTGTCGACATTCTCCAGGAAGGCTTTGCCCGCCCTACCCTGGAAGAAGCCCGCACCTTGAGCATCCCGGTGCGCCAGAATGCCTGGGTGCGCGAGGTCTGCCTCAAGGGCGATGACACGCCCTGGGTGCTTGCCCGCACCATCATTCCCCTGGCCACTCTGGCAGGGCGTGGCCGGCGCCTGCGCAACCTGGGCCGCAGACCGCTGGGCGCTTACCTGTTCAGCAACCCGGAATGGCAAAGGGGGCCGTTCGAGACAGGTCTTTGCCACCGCAGCTGCAACGCCCAGCCTTTGGCAGCACGCCGGTCCCGGTTCTTCAGTGGCAGCCACTCACTGCTGGTCGGCGAATACTTCCTGCCCACACTGATCGCCGGTGACCCCGGCACCCCTTAA
- a CDS encoding hypoxanthine-guanine phosphoribosyltransferase — translation MTDTVAELNQVMAEADCLVSEQQVQAAVQSLADTITGRLKDTNPLLFCVMNGGLILTGQLLPRLKFPVQAEYLHATRYRQETTGGILEWKLRPDADMNGRTVLIVDDILDEGTTLCAIADYCLAHGAKEVLTAVLVDKQHDRKARPDLKADFTGLEVEDRFLFGYGMDYKGYWRNAPGIYAVKGL, via the coding sequence ATGACCGATACCGTCGCCGAACTTAACCAGGTAATGGCCGAAGCCGACTGCCTGGTAAGCGAGCAGCAGGTTCAGGCTGCCGTTCAGTCCCTCGCGGACACTATTACCGGGCGCCTGAAAGACACCAACCCGCTGCTGTTCTGCGTCATGAACGGCGGCCTGATTCTTACCGGCCAGCTGTTACCGCGGCTGAAGTTTCCGGTACAGGCGGAATACCTCCACGCCACCCGCTACCGTCAGGAAACCACCGGCGGCATACTGGAATGGAAACTGCGGCCCGATGCCGACATGAATGGCCGCACGGTACTGATTGTCGACGATATCCTCGACGAAGGTACGACCCTCTGTGCCATTGCAGATTACTGCCTCGCCCACGGTGCCAAAGAAGTTCTGACGGCGGTGCTGGTGGATAAACAGCACGACCGCAAGGCAAGGCCGGATCTGAAGGCCGATTTCACCGGGCTGGAGGTGGAAGACCGCTTCCTGTTTGGCTACGGAATGGATTATAAAGGCTACTGGCGCAACGCCCCGGGAATTTATGCCGTCAAGGGACTGTAA
- a CDS encoding rubredoxin, with amino-acid sequence MKKWQCVVCGFIYDEAEGWPDDGIAPGTAWEDVPEDWECPDCGVGKEDFEMIEIG; translated from the coding sequence ATGAAGAAGTGGCAATGCGTTGTGTGCGGTTTTATTTACGATGAAGCGGAAGGCTGGCCGGACGACGGTATCGCGCCCGGAACCGCCTGGGAAGATGTGCCCGAGGACTGGGAATGCCCTGACTGCGGTGTGGGTAAGGAAGATTTTGAGATGATCGAAATCGGCTGA
- a CDS encoding FAD-dependent oxidoreductase produces the protein MSTDAPIVIVGTGLSGYTLAKEIRKQDESTPIVMVTADDGFSYSKPMLSTGFTKGKEADELAQASADAMVEQLNLELRTYTTVTGIDPHAHELVLGDERLVYSKLVLAWGADVIRLSIAGDGQEHVYSINDLVDYRAFRNALQGKKRVAIMGAGLIGCEFANDLRNGDYEVDVIAPSDTVMPGLLPLPAAEAVRSSLEKLGVRFHLETVVEHIAARGNGVNLTLANGETLDADLVISAVGLRPRTELAAAAGLDTNRGIMVNRALETSAADIYALGDCAEVDGHVLLYVMPLMACARALAKTLAGERTEVKYGTMPVMIKTPCCPTAVCPPPPDASGNWDVDADGQDVRALFKSDSGEVLGFAVTGRYAMEKQALSKEVPPIHN, from the coding sequence ATGAGCACAGATGCACCCATCGTGATTGTGGGAACCGGGCTGTCGGGTTACACCCTGGCAAAGGAGATCCGTAAACAGGACGAAAGTACACCCATCGTCATGGTCACGGCGGATGACGGCTTCAGTTATTCCAAGCCCATGCTCTCTACCGGCTTTACCAAGGGCAAGGAGGCCGATGAGCTGGCCCAGGCATCCGCCGACGCCATGGTCGAGCAACTGAACCTGGAGCTACGCACCTACACGACTGTTACCGGTATTGATCCGCACGCCCATGAACTGGTGCTGGGGGATGAACGGCTGGTTTACAGCAAGCTGGTGCTGGCCTGGGGTGCTGATGTGATTCGTCTGTCCATTGCTGGCGATGGCCAGGAACACGTGTACTCGATTAACGATCTGGTGGACTACCGCGCCTTTCGCAATGCCCTGCAGGGTAAAAAACGGGTAGCCATCATGGGTGCCGGCCTGATCGGCTGTGAGTTCGCCAATGACCTGCGCAATGGTGACTACGAGGTGGACGTGATCGCCCCCTCCGATACCGTAATGCCGGGGCTGTTGCCACTGCCCGCCGCAGAAGCGGTGCGCAGCAGTCTTGAAAAGCTCGGTGTCCGGTTTCACCTGGAAACGGTGGTGGAACATATTGCTGCCAGGGGTAATGGCGTGAACCTGACGCTGGCCAATGGCGAAACGCTGGATGCGGATCTGGTGATTTCCGCCGTAGGGCTGAGGCCCCGTACAGAGCTTGCTGCTGCAGCCGGCCTGGACACCAACCGGGGAATTATGGTGAACCGTGCCCTGGAAACATCCGCAGCGGATATCTATGCCCTGGGTGACTGCGCGGAGGTGGACGGCCACGTGTTGCTCTATGTGATGCCGTTGATGGCCTGTGCCCGTGCGCTGGCGAAAACCCTGGCGGGTGAAAGAACCGAAGTGAAGTACGGCACCATGCCGGTGATGATCAAGACACCCTGTTGCCCGACAGCGGTCTGTCCGCCACCACCCGATGCCTCGGGCAACTGGGATGTGGATGCAGACGGCCAGGATGTCCGGGCCCTGTTCAAGAGTGATTCCGGCGAAGTCCTCGGGTTTGCCGTCACTGGCCGTTACGCCATGGAGAAACAGGCCCTGTCAAAAGAAGTGCCACCAATCCACAATTGA
- the tesB gene encoding acyl-CoA thioesterase II, whose protein sequence is MLEVTRKLVDLLDLSPMGDDHFQGDSEDLGFPNVFGGQVLGQALMAASRTVEGRLPHSLHAYFLRPGNHSMPIDYEVQRVRDGGSFSVRRVIARQDGKEILTGSMSFQVAEEGFEHQLDMPSAPDPDSLKSEQDYGKMLAPHVPEHLRDTLVRDRPIEIRPVDPVNPLKPEPRPPYKQSWFRTQGHLPDDPVLHRCLLTYASDFSFLGTALNPHGVTFMSKKMQIASLDHSIWFHREFRMDDWLLYDKDSPSASGGRGFNRGNFFDQQGRLVASTTQEALIRHRG, encoded by the coding sequence ATGCTGGAAGTAACCAGAAAACTGGTGGATCTGCTGGATCTTTCCCCGATGGGTGACGACCACTTCCAGGGTGACAGCGAAGATCTTGGCTTTCCCAATGTGTTTGGTGGCCAGGTCCTGGGCCAGGCACTGATGGCCGCCAGCCGCACTGTGGAAGGGCGTCTGCCCCATTCCCTGCATGCCTACTTCCTGCGGCCGGGCAATCACAGCATGCCCATCGACTATGAAGTCCAGCGGGTTCGTGACGGCGGCAGTTTTTCCGTCCGCCGGGTGATTGCGCGCCAGGATGGCAAGGAGATCCTGACCGGTTCCATGTCGTTTCAGGTCGCCGAGGAGGGTTTCGAGCATCAGTTGGACATGCCGTCTGCCCCGGATCCTGACAGCCTCAAGTCAGAACAGGACTATGGCAAGATGCTTGCGCCCCACGTGCCGGAGCACCTGCGAGATACCCTGGTCCGGGATCGCCCCATCGAAATCCGGCCGGTGGATCCGGTCAACCCGTTAAAGCCGGAGCCCCGCCCTCCCTATAAACAAAGCTGGTTCCGCACCCAGGGGCATCTGCCAGACGACCCGGTACTGCACCGGTGCCTGCTGACCTACGCCTCGGACTTCTCGTTCCTGGGAACCGCACTGAATCCCCATGGTGTGACTTTCATGAGCAAGAAGATGCAGATAGCCAGCCTGGACCATTCCATCTGGTTCCATCGTGAGTTCCGCATGGACGATTGGCTGCTGTACGACAAGGACAGCCCCAGTGCGTCCGGCGGGCGCGGCTTCAATCGTGGCAATTTCTTTGACCAGCAGGGAAGGCTGGTGGCGTCAACAACACAGGAAGCGTTGATTCGCCACCGGGGCTAG
- a CDS encoding EAL domain-containing protein: MRHIAQIFALVGALIIMAFGTQATPPESGFAEPDMDYIRVTPSEELDLREALASDSWQSLEGESPNFGYIRDTVWLRIPVPAMPTQLGSRQLLEIRYPQLDQITFYLLENGVIRQRILTGDHYPFDQRPIKHRNFLFAFDVDPDSDYQILLRVRTQGAMQIPVRLWNPAAFFEAASVEDQMHAIYYGILIMVIFFNLFIFLALRERMYLLYVLSTLGYLLLVGSLNGSTYQLLWPGLPWLHNQAMMLTVPVALIFTLLFSRAFLDLKSTSPKMDKLVWYTVIINLAVAVVTFITDYSIASRLTVALAIPSCLLLTVIGPLQWIRGNPQASYYTIAWVLLTVGSAMTAANKYGLIPTNFVTVYGMEIGSALEAILLTIALAARLYQEREDKVRAREAEIAAMAARRSAELRLIDQALHNPLTGLPNRACLEMIINELITREAGKRFSISVIHLTNLPSITKTLGHRNTDRLIELAARRFNSIVAELPGICPVETTEQQSFYLASLESSTFGFVVETDLLAEVPRAVAHALQELREPLDYLGMQLPLDPRTGTAICPDHATDANTLIRRAFIAQGSEDARDRGLAFYHPARDSYSADRLTLASDLRHALKNDRLALYLQPKLLLKTGEVVGLEALIRWPDHKNPVPADEIIALAEQTGLIKPLTRWVLEESLAVRSRLLEQGYTLGLSVNISPNNLREKDFPLFVQRLMSSYHSHHGAITLEVTETSMMQDPVNSLAALKSLHATGIPLSIDDFGSGYSSLSYIKQLPASEIKIDRSLVTDLATEAGDRVIVKTTIEMCHSLGYSVVAEGVEKQETLELLEQIGCDMIQGYFLTPPLPFDDMTAWLDERARQGKSRKIG, from the coding sequence GTGCGCCATATTGCTCAGATTTTCGCCCTTGTGGGCGCATTGATCATCATGGCTTTCGGAACCCAGGCGACCCCCCCGGAATCCGGGTTTGCAGAGCCGGATATGGACTACATCCGGGTGACTCCTTCAGAAGAGTTGGATCTCAGGGAAGCACTTGCTTCCGATAGCTGGCAGTCACTGGAAGGCGAAAGTCCGAACTTCGGCTACATCCGCGATACCGTGTGGCTCCGTATTCCTGTACCGGCAATGCCGACTCAACTTGGCAGCCGGCAGCTGCTTGAAATACGCTACCCGCAACTGGACCAGATTACCTTCTACCTCCTCGAAAACGGCGTTATCCGCCAGCGCATTCTGACCGGCGATCATTACCCGTTTGACCAGCGCCCGATAAAGCACCGCAACTTCCTGTTTGCATTCGACGTCGATCCGGACAGCGACTACCAGATACTTCTGAGGGTGCGAACCCAGGGGGCGATGCAGATACCTGTACGGCTATGGAATCCCGCCGCTTTTTTTGAGGCGGCTTCGGTCGAGGATCAGATGCACGCGATTTATTACGGCATCCTGATCATGGTGATCTTCTTCAACCTGTTCATCTTCCTGGCCCTCCGCGAGCGCATGTATTTGCTGTATGTGCTTTCCACCCTGGGGTATCTGTTGCTGGTCGGTAGCCTGAACGGCAGCACCTACCAGTTACTCTGGCCAGGGCTGCCCTGGCTTCACAACCAGGCGATGATGCTGACGGTACCGGTTGCCCTGATCTTCACCCTGCTGTTCTCCCGTGCGTTTCTTGACCTCAAGTCCACCAGCCCGAAAATGGACAAGCTGGTCTGGTATACCGTGATCATCAATCTGGCGGTTGCCGTGGTCACCTTCATTACCGACTACAGCATTGCCAGCCGACTCACCGTGGCCCTGGCCATTCCCAGCTGTCTTCTGTTGACCGTGATTGGCCCGCTGCAATGGATCCGGGGAAACCCCCAGGCCAGCTATTACACCATTGCATGGGTACTGCTGACGGTGGGCAGCGCAATGACCGCAGCCAATAAGTACGGGCTTATACCCACCAATTTTGTAACGGTTTACGGCATGGAAATCGGCTCGGCCCTGGAAGCCATCCTGTTGACCATTGCCCTCGCCGCCAGGCTTTACCAGGAGCGGGAAGACAAGGTACGGGCACGGGAAGCGGAAATTGCAGCCATGGCGGCAAGGCGGTCGGCAGAATTGCGGCTGATCGATCAGGCGTTGCACAACCCACTGACCGGATTGCCCAATCGCGCCTGCCTGGAAATGATAATCAATGAGCTGATAACCCGTGAAGCGGGCAAACGGTTTTCCATATCGGTGATCCATCTCACCAATCTTCCGTCCATCACCAAAACCCTGGGACACCGCAATACCGATCGCCTGATCGAGCTGGCCGCCCGACGTTTCAACAGCATCGTGGCAGAACTGCCCGGCATCTGCCCGGTGGAGACCACAGAACAACAGTCGTTCTATCTCGCCTCGCTGGAATCGTCCACCTTTGGTTTTGTGGTAGAGACCGACCTGTTGGCAGAGGTTCCACGGGCCGTGGCCCATGCCCTGCAGGAACTCCGCGAACCGCTGGATTACCTGGGCATGCAACTGCCCCTGGACCCGCGCACCGGCACAGCCATCTGCCCTGATCACGCCACAGATGCCAACACATTGATCCGTCGGGCCTTCATTGCCCAGGGTTCGGAAGATGCCAGAGACCGGGGCCTGGCCTTTTACCACCCAGCGAGGGATTCCTACAGTGCCGACCGCCTGACACTGGCTTCTGACCTGAGGCACGCCCTGAAGAACGACAGGCTTGCACTCTATCTGCAGCCAAAGCTGTTACTGAAAACCGGGGAGGTGGTCGGGCTTGAGGCACTGATTCGTTGGCCGGATCATAAAAATCCGGTTCCCGCAGATGAAATCATTGCCCTGGCGGAACAGACAGGACTGATCAAACCGCTGACGCGCTGGGTGCTGGAAGAATCGCTGGCGGTGAGAAGCCGGCTGCTTGAACAGGGCTACACGCTCGGCCTGTCGGTAAACATCTCGCCCAACAACCTGAGGGAAAAAGACTTTCCGCTGTTTGTGCAACGCTTGATGAGCAGTTACCACTCCCACCATGGCGCCATTACCCTGGAGGTTACGGAAACCTCCATGATGCAGGACCCGGTCAACTCCCTGGCGGCACTCAAATCATTGCACGCCACCGGCATTCCCCTGTCCATTGACGACTTCGGCTCCGGTTACTCGTCGCTGTCCTATATCAAGCAGTTGCCTGCCAGCGAAATCAAGATCGACCGGTCCCTGGTCACTGATCTGGCCACTGAAGCCGGTGACCGTGTCATTGTCAAAACCACCATCGAAATGTGTCACAGCCTTGGCTACAGCGTGGTTGCCGAAGGTGTGGAAAAGCAGGAAACACTGGAACTGCTGGAGCAAATCGGCTGCGATATGATTCAGGGTTACTTCCTGACTCCGCCGCTGCCATTCGACGACATGACCGCATGGCTGGATGAACGGGCCCGCCAGGGCAAAAGCCGCAAGATCGGCTAG
- a CDS encoding flavodoxin gives MASIRILVGSVYGGALLTARALKKDLEQQGHQITVLEDPQLEDISGNTDPVLICTSTTGQGEVPPNLLPFYLRLREELPQQPGRPFGLIVLGDSSYGDTFCGAGELMEEAFYETSARKVGDTLRIDALETTEPEVEAGPWARQWVENLESTLCGN, from the coding sequence ATGGCATCAATCCGGATTCTGGTTGGCAGCGTCTACGGTGGCGCATTACTGACCGCGCGCGCACTGAAAAAAGACCTGGAACAGCAAGGGCACCAGATTACTGTCCTGGAAGATCCGCAGCTGGAGGATATATCCGGAAACACCGATCCAGTGTTGATCTGTACATCCACCACGGGACAGGGCGAGGTTCCGCCAAACCTGCTGCCATTCTACCTGAGGCTCCGCGAGGAGCTGCCCCAGCAGCCGGGGCGTCCTTTCGGTCTCATCGTACTGGGTGACAGCTCGTACGGGGATACGTTCTGCGGTGCCGGCGAGCTGATGGAAGAAGCCTTTTACGAAACCTCGGCGCGAAAAGTCGGTGACACGCTGCGGATCGACGCCCTGGAAACCACGGAACCGGAAGTGGAAGCGGGGCCCTGGGCACGACAGTGGGTGGAAAACCTGGAAAGTACGTTGTGCGGGAACTGA